In a single window of the Debaryomyces hansenii CBS767 chromosome A complete sequence genome:
- a CDS encoding DEHA2A03432p (weakly similar to CA2078|IPF13352 Candida albicans) → MLKTLFPSWYKKPIIPAEEIPKKFITNEDKQAVQYTMNDKDSFVDINYKNLSYAEVAALSKSKPMVSKVKKTSKPAKHTNTNYKILTNLGHDDDLADSIVLPEKFKSDIHYKKSKQFKQPSPRNKRNNAVAV, encoded by the coding sequence ATGCTTAAAACACTTTTCCCATCGTGGTACAAGAAGCCAATCATACCTGCCGAAGAAATCCCCAAGAAGTTTATAACCAATGAAGATAAGCAGGCAGTTCAGTACACCATGAACGATAAGGATTCGTTCGTggatataaattataaaaatctCAGCTATGCCGAGGTTGCAGCGTTATCCAAGAGTAAACCAATGGTCAGCAAGGTCAAAAAGACCCTGAAACCTGCCAAACATACAAACACAAACTACAAGATCTTGACAAATTTAGGTCATGACGACGACCTAGCTGACTCGATAGTATTGCCCGAAAAGTTCAAATCTGACATCCACTACAAGAAAAGCAAGCAGTTCAAACAGCCATCCCCTAGAAATAAGAGAAACAATGCTGTAGCTGTCTAG
- a CDS encoding DEHA2A03476p (similar to uniprot|Q03103 Saccharomyces cerevisiae YML130C ERO1 Glycoprotein required for oxidative protein folding in the endoplasmic reticulum) gives MKFSMVATMVFLSQLLLVSGSISLAKFSPFDSPDFCSQIITPTCNTTFSYIDRLNEQIRPYLTSLVETPYFRYFKLNFDKQCKFWDTQHFCATENCAVEILPPSQYNWSNISNDNLKPSKLGQIKRPESTGLADDSASGAETCEDFDYCHIDDDHQCVYVNLLDNPERFTGYGGSQSYDVWKAIYSENCFPNTNPMSMKDVNAEPEQCVEKKLFYRLISGMHASIAVHLSNEYLSPGSGNFEPNLKVFMERVGSFNDRLSNIYFNFALISESIVKLSNFPKLLDTIDHGDDFNQHFLSNSDQNYKQLLSNIVPELSSNLLYNSSTLFNPEVVSPTLKDEFRARFKNVSAIMDCVGCDRCRMWGKLQTIGYGTAFKILFEGDNIDKLKFRRIELVALFNTFDRLSKSIEAINNFKQMYLAHLEDVKKGLVKPGDYEKADAKENGGLDFPFLSSVNFGQDTDKSTKEKTSNSEDLKPAGTSAAKKQPMTFKEEFNKALLEVIDAFFFVITSYKRLPKTIYNISLFKLNHWWNIFIGREEYNQYMEYQLLQNKEQNDYINLFSN, from the coding sequence atgaaattttccaTGGTCGCCACTATGGTTTTTCTAAGccaattattattggttaGTGGTAGCATATCACTCGCTAAGTTTAGTCCATTTGATTCCCCGGATTTCTGTTCCCAGATTATCACGCCTACGTGTAATACAACATTTTCATATATCGACCGTCTAAACGAACAGATTCGTCCATACTTGACCTCATTGGTGGAGACTCCGTACTTTAGATATTTTAAGttgaattttgataagCAGTGCAAATTTTGGGATACCCAGCATTTCTGTGCTACCGAAAACTGTGCAGTTGAAATTTTGCCACCTTCTCAATATAATTGGTCAAATATAAGCAACGACAACTTGAAGCCTTCAAAATTAGGACAAATCAAACGTCCAGAATCGACCGGATTGGCTGATGACTCGGCTAGCGGAGCAGAAACTTGTGAGGATTTTGATTACTGccatattgatgatgacCACCAATGTGTATATGTGAATTTATTGGATAACCCGGAAAGGTTCACCGGATATGGTGGAAGTCAATCATACGATGTGTGGAAGGCTATTTATTCTGAAAACTGTTTCCCAAACACGAATCCAATGTCAATGAAAGATGTCAATGCTGAACCGGAACAATGtgttgaaaagaaattattcTACAGATTGATTTCAGGTATGCATGCATCTATCGCAGTTCATTTGTCAAACGAGTACTTGTCACCAGGCTCGGGGAATTTTGAGCCTAACTTGAAAGTTTTCATGGAAAGGGTTGGTTCTTTCAATGACAGATTATCTAACATTTACTTTAATTTTGCCTTGATCAGTGAATCAATtgtaaaattatcaaatttccCCAAATTACTTGATACTATCGATCATGGTGATGACTTTAATCAACATTTCTTGTCTAATTCTGATCAGAACTACAAGCAATTGTTAAGTAATATAGTTCCTGAATTGTCATCTAATTTGTtgtataattcttctacATTATTCAACCCAGAAGTTGTATCTCCAACTTTAAAGGACGAGTTTCGTGCTCGTTTTAAAAATGTATCTGCTATAATGGATTGTGTTGGTTGCGACAGATGCAGAATGTGGGGAAAGTTACAGACCATTGGCTATGGTACTGCGtttaaaattctttttgaagGAGacaatattgataaattaaagTTCCGAAGAATCGAGTTAGTTGCATTATTTAACACATTTGACAGATTGTCTAAATCTATCGAAGcaatcaacaattttaaGCAAATGTATTTGGCTCACCTTGAAGATGTTAAGAAAGGTTTAGTAAAGCCAGGTGATTATGAAAAAGCTGATGCAAAGGAAAATGGTGGACTTGACTTCCCATTTTTACTGTCAGTAAATTTTGGACAAGATACCGATAAATCAACCAAAGAAAAGACTTCTAACAGTGAAGATTTGAAACCTGCGGGAACTTCTGCCGCCAAAAAACAGCCAATGAcatttaaagaagaattcaataaggCTCTCCTTGAAGTTATTGATGCATTTTTCTTCGTTATTACTAGTTATAAGCGTCTTCCCAAGACAATCTACaacatttcattatttaagtTGAATCACTGGTGGAATATATTCATTGGACGAGAAGAATACAACCAATACATGGAATATCAACTACTTCAAAataaagaacaaaatgATTACATAAATTTGTTCtcaaattag
- a CDS encoding DEHA2A03410p (no similarity), translating into MSYFVKQCKMSVLCLLTRETVSKVPLHIFYSCPYKYTDFLDYGLDPLSVSKRRLYVFAYKRKLTIFNSSNANMDMSKEHSGKFRTIFGCILQVTYWYKRNQLLQNVL; encoded by the coding sequence ATGAGCTATTTCGTGAAACAGTGTAAGATGAGTGTATTGTGTCTACTAACACGAGAAACCGTATCGAAAGTACCTCTTCATATATTCTATCTGTGTCCGTATAAATACACCGACTTTCTTGATTATGGCTTAGATCCTCTCTCTGTGCTGAAAAGACGACTTTATGTATTTGCGTACAAACGCAAATTGaccatattcaattcttcaaatgcaAATATGGATATGTCCAAGGAACATTCAGGCAAGTTCCGTACAATATTCGGGTGTATTTTACAGGTGACCTACTGGTACAAACGAAATCAATTGTTGCAAAATGTACTCTAA
- a CDS encoding DEHA2A03498p (similar to uniprot|Q12127 Saccharomyces cerevisiae YLR110C CCW12 Cell wall protein), translating into MQYQLLSVAALVASVAAQTTEYAIDTVTENHTTDVTITQCSSHKCDTTVQQQTQTTITTTVDGVKTVLTTVCPLTESGAAAPTSAAGENNEVAPESASESDSYVDVTVTPTVTASTGVEATVTSQATFTSVYNSNGTASSSLEAANTADVSAYEGKANGQQAMVGLAGLAALAAVLL; encoded by the coding sequence ATGCAATACCAATTATTATCCGTCGCTGCTTTAGTCGCTTCCGTCGCCGCACAAACCACCGAATACGCTATTGACACTGTTACCGAGAACCACACCACCGATGTTACCATCACTCAATGTTCTTCTCATAAGTGTGACACCACCGTGCAACAACAAACCCAAACTACCATTACCACCACTGTTGACGGTGTTAAGACTGTTTTGACCACCGTTTGCCCATTGACTGAATCTGGTGCTGCTGCTCCAACCTCTGCTGCTGGTGAAAACAACGAAGTTGCCCCAGAATCTGCATCCGAATCTGATTCCTACGTTGATGTTACCGTTACCCCAACTGTCACCGCCTCTACTGGTGTCGAAGCTACTGTTACTTCTCAAGCTACCTTCACTTCTGTCTACAATTCTAACGGAACTGCTTCCAGTAGTCTCGAAGCTGCTAACACTGCCGATGTTTCTGCTTACGAAGGTAAGGCCAACGGTCAACAAGCTATGGTTGGTTTAGCTGGTTTAGCTGCCTTAGCTGCTGTCTTATTATAA
- a CDS encoding DEHA2A03388p (similar to uniprot|P53010 Saccharomyces cerevisiae YGL094C PAN2 Essential subunit of the Pan2p-Pan3p poly(A)-ribonuclease complex), translated as MEGWGEISRIAATASSSVIDNSKITSLQFDNQQNLLWCGDSKGTTRSFTPQSTSIPMPYPALHLSQYSKFKTSLGTSPVKQYLNHQKGILSLSHNCVNFNNRRGLTQLSLNSESLKEPGFNNLSCMTFNSNTNNDLVIAGDSLFKVDLLKPNMTTSFNHTGKVSMIDNTLNYLTLGKSNGEIEIFDPVSNQTVKSFYGHNGLLSDIDVQGNYVASCGYSLRPRRNQASQSSYMIDPLVNIYDLRMMRSLPPIPFSAGASFVKFHPKLPNIMIIASSLGQLQFVDIYDQSNVYLYQADLSNVNASTPTTSSNTYLANLEVSGNGEFITFSDGFQNLHLWSFKNNNSKNFINFPSYLEQPDFSPPFQQNHINVDDVVPLSSIGMPYYKDLLLSNYASDLHFTKELSKLPNHLDPELLQNQYSQVLPYNTLKYGKRNLNKFYVPLQNNVSTKQKLFPKFISEKNGHDSFDNENSNIFEYKLSNKFEVPNCYSNLKIQYSKFGVEDFDFSFYNRTKYSGLENHLDNSYINSLLQLYKYSPVFQNFIIKHLLKEWLPNDLTTIIQNGNPQGSSILNELGYIFDMMNKSHGKNCKTSNFSNVLSQNQVAQMQELINKDDCKNLNAFEIRAIIGKFNKFLLSTCNNDLLNQFNTSLSEITNIGYEIEIKSNGCNINNVNYNSQLTVDLMSPPINKLSILISANSTSATKKNLNILNYLDYSMNQFKTIKCQQCNNSFPHLLEIRQSLVHLPPVISINVNFTGQEFNLIQNFPNWLVPEFYTYGMNNKVSFKLHSNDNLSNKYELLGYVCEINVGSEFLKGKHNLVSYIKIESKWYLFNDFLVMPIPESEVFDLSYHWKKPIIVMYQLANHADFGSFQQQSFAQLPDLNDSILYRDHFAGGIRDSIKREYELLTKDEAPNAGTLIAIDAEFVALNPEELEVHYGGVRNLIKPRNLSLARISVLRGDNGPKQGVPFIDDYIIHTCFIDDYLTSFSGIEPGDLDPSSSTKTLTTLQTSYRKLWLLLNLGCIFVGHGLQNDFRCINLHVPKNQIRDTADFFYLPELKRKLSLKFLAYILLKEKVQTGNHDSIEDANTALLLYKKYLELTAIGEFESTLHRIYMDGQQLRFRVPDS; from the exons ATGGAAGGCTGGGGTGAA ATATCACGAATTGCTGCTACGGCCTCGTCTTCAGTAATCGACAATTCGAAGATTACATCACTACAATTTGATAATCAACAGAATTTGCTATGGTGTGGTGACTCAAAAGGAACCACAAGGTCATTTACACCTCAATCAACGTCAATTCCCATGCCATACCCAGCGTTGCATTTATCGCAATATTCGAAGTTTAAAACGAGTCTAGGGACTTCACCAGTTAAGCAATATTTAAATCACCAGAAGggaatattatcattactGCATAACTGTGtgaattttaataatagaaGAGGATTGACCCAATTATCGTTGAATAGCGAACTGTTGAAGGAACCAGGCTTTAATAATCTATCGTGTATGACCTTTAATTCCAACACCAACAACGATTTAGTTATAGCGGGAGATTCATTGTTTAAAGTAGATTTATTGAAGCCAAACATGACTACTTCATTCAATCATACAGGTAAAGTTTCTATGATTGATAACACATTAAACTACCTTACTCTTGGCAAATCTAACGGTGAGATCGAAATATTCGATCCAGTAAGCAATCAAACAGTTAAATCGTTCTACGGCCATAATGGATTACTCTCGGACATAGATGTACAAGGAAACTATGTGGCATCTTGTGGCTATTCGTTACGCCCAAGACGAAATCAAGCATCTCAAAGTAGTTATATGATTGATCCTTTGGTAAATATTTACGATTTAAGAATGATGAGGTCTTTGCCTCCAATTCCATTTCTGGCAGGGGCTTCATTTGTCAAGTTTCATCCTAAACTACCTAATATTATGATAATTGCTTCGAGCTTGGGCCAATTAcaatttgttgatatatATGATCAGCTGAATGTTTATTTATACCAGGCAGATTTAAGTAACGTAAATGCTTCCACACCTACAACATCATCGAACACATATTTAGCAAATCTTGAAGTCAGTGGAAATGGTGAATTTATTACGTTCAGTGATGGATTCCAAAACCTACATTTATGGTCGtttaagaataataacagCAAGAACTTTATAAATTTTCCAAGTTATTTAGAACAACCAGATTTTAGTCCACCATTTCAGCAGAATCATATTAATGTTGATGATGTGGTCccattatcatcaattggTATGCCTTATTACAAAGACTTATTACTTTCAAATTATGCTTCCGACTTGCATTTTACGAAAGAGTTGCTGAAATTACCCAATCATTTAGATCCCGAATTAttacaaaatcaatattccCAAGTTCTTCCCTACAACACTTTGAAGTATGGCAAAAGAAATCTAAATAAGTTTTATGTACCGTTGCAAAATAACGTGCTgacaaaacaaaaattgtttCCAAAGTTTATCAGTGAAAAAAATGGCCACGACTCATTTGATAACGAGAATagcaatatttttgaatataaattgcTGAACAAGTTTGAGGTTCCTAACtgttattcaaatttgaaaatccAATACTCAAAGTTCGGAGTCGAAGATTTTGACTTCAGCTTTTATAATAGAACAAAATACAGTGGTTTAGAAAATCATTTAGATAATTCTTATATTAATTCGTTGTTgcaattatataaatacagTCCAGTTTTCCagaatttcattatcaaacaTTTACTAAAGGAATGGCTACCAAATGATTTGACAACTATTATACAAAATGGTAATCCACAAGGATCTTCAATTCTAAACGAATTAGgttatatttttgatatgaTGAATAAATCTCAtggaaaaaattgcaagaCTTCGAATTTTTCCAATGTTTTGAGTCAAAACCAGGTGGCCCAAATGCAagaattgatcaataaagatgattGTAAAAACTTAAATGCATTTGAAATACGAGCTATAATTggtaaatttaataaatttttattatctaCGTGTAATAACgatttattgaatcaatttaataCTTCATTAAGTGAAATTACGAACATAGGCTATGAAATTGAGATTAAAAGTAATGGTTGCAATATAAACAACGTTAACTACAACAGTCAGTTGACGGTTGACCTAATGAGTCCCCCAATTAATAAACTAAGCATTCTAATTTCCGCTAACTCGACATCAgcaacaaagaaaaatttgaatattttgaattatctCGATTATTCCATGAACCAATTCAAAACAATTAAGTGTCAGCAGtgtaataattcatttccGCACCTTTTAGAAATAAGACAGTCGTTAGTTCATTTACCACCTGTTATTCTGATAAATGTGAACTTCACGGGACAAGAATTCAATCTAATCCAAAATTTCCCGAATTGGCTCGTCCCTGAATTTTATACTTATggaatgaataataaagttaGCTTTAAGCTACATAGTAATGAtaatctttcaaataaatatgagCTATTGGGGTATGTTTGTGAAATAAACGTGGGTTCAGAATTTTTGAAGGGTAAACATAACTTAGTATCATacatcaaaattgaaagcaAATGGTacttatttaatgatttcttagTGATGCCTATTCCTGAGTCTGAAGTTTTTGACTTATCTTATCATTGGAAGAAACCCATCATAGTCATGTATCAGTTAGCGAACCATGCAGATTTTGGAAGCTTTCAGCAGCAATCTTTCGCTCAATTACCGGACTTAAATGACTCGATATTATATCGTGATCATTTCGCTGGTGGAATCAGGGATTCCATTAAACGagaatatgaattattgacTAAAGACGAAGCACCTAATGCAGGTACATTAATAGCAATCGATGCAGAGTTTGTGGCGCTAAACCCGGAGGAACTAGAAGTTCATTACGGTGGTGTCAGGAACCTAATTAAGCCTAGGAATCTTTCTCTTGCAAGAATTTCTGTCCTTAGGGGTGATAATGGGCCCAAACAAGGTGTTCCGTTTATTGACGATTACATTATTCATACTTGCTTTATCGATGATTATTTGACAAGCTTTTCTGGTATTGAACCAGGCGATCTAGATCCATCAAGTTCTACGAAAACCTTGACAACCTTGCAGACGTCATATAGGAAGTTATGGCTTTTATTAAACCTAGGATGTATATTTGTTGGCCATGGTTTACAGAATGATTTTAGGTGTATTAATTTACATGTTCCTAAAAACCAAATTAGGGATACTGCCGATTTCTTTTATCTACCCGAATTGAAACGTAAATTAAGCTTGAAGTTCTTGGcttatattttattaaaggAGAAGGTTCAAACTGGTAACCATGATTCAATCGAGGATGCTAATACAGCTTTATTGTTATATAAAAAGTACCTTGAATTGACAGCAATTGGTGAGTTCGAATCCACCTTACACAGAATATATATGGATGGTCAACAATTAAGATTTAGAGTACCCGATTCATAG
- a CDS encoding DEHA2A03454p (highly similar to uniprot|P20447 Saccharomyces cerevisiae YGL078C DBP3 Putative ATP-dependent RNA helicase of the DEAD-box family involved in ribosomal biogenesis) — protein sequence MSKDHKDKKRKHSDEATEEVEKKTKVSKKEKKDKKEKKEKKDKKEKKDKSEKKDKSEKKEKKEKKESEDVPTKSSAVVSTGYSQSPALTKLPQSEIDSFLQENEVTVEDPHNLGLRPLLGFDQIDLDSRIASVISKFPTPTPIQAVSWPYLLSGKDVIGVAETGSGKTFAFGVPAINNILTHDKKGLKVLCISPTRELALQIYDNLVDLTANTPLKCVAVYGGVSKHEQVSSLRNASVVVATPGRLIDLLNDGALSLDSIEYLVLDEADRMLEKGFEQDIKSVMQQTNHANRQTLMFTATWPKEVRELASTFMNSPVKVSIGDRNELSANKRITQIVEVIEPYDKEKKLLSLLRKYQSGSNKDDKVLIFALYKKEATRIENLLVRNSFKVSAVHGDLSQQQRTSALGAFKAGKTTLLLATDVAARGLDIPNVKVVINLTFPLTVEDYVHRIGRTGRAGQTGIAHTLFTEHEKHLSGALMNVLRGANQPVPDELLKFGGHTKKKAHSAYGAFFKDVDMTKTAKKIKFD from the coding sequence ATGAGCAAGGATCACAAAGATAAGAAGAGAAAGCACTCTGATGAGGCCACAGAGGAGGTagaaaagaagacaaaGGTGAgcaagaaggaaaagaaagataagaaggaaaagaaggaaaagaaggacaagaaggaaaagaaggatAAGAGCGAGAAGAAGGATAAGAGCGAgaaaaaagagaagaaggagaagaagGAAAGCGAAGATGTTCCAACCAAGAGCAGTGCAGTTGTTTCCACCGGTTACAGCCAATCACCAGCATTAACAAAGTTACCTCAATCTGAgattgattcatttttgcAAGAGAACGAAGTGACGGTTGAAGACCCACATAACTTGGGTTTGCGTCCATTATTGGGATTCGACCAGATCGACTTAGACTCGAGAATCGCGAGTGTTATTTCTAAGTTTCCTACGCCTACACCAATTCAGGCGGTATCATGGCCATACTTGTTGAGTGGAAAGGACGTTATTGGTGTCGCAGAAACCGGTTCGGGAAAGACCTTTGCATTCGGGGTGCCAGccataaataatattttgaccCACGACAAGAAGGGCTTGAAGGTTTTGTGTATTTCGCCTACCAGAGAATTGGCCCTTCAAATCTACGACAACTTGGTCGACTTGACTGCCAACACCCCACTCAAATGTGTAGCCGTGTATGGTGGTGTTTCTAAGCACGAACAAGTCAGCAGCTTGCGTAACGCCAGTGTTGTTGTTGCTACCCCAGGTAGATTGATTGATTTGTTAAACGATGGAGCTTTATCTTTAGactcaattgaatatttggtTTTAGATGAAGCTGACAGAATGTTGGAAAAGGGTTTCGAACAGGATATTAAGTCTGTGATGCAACAAACTAACCATGCTAACAGACAAACCTTGATGTTCACCGCTACCTGGCCAAAGGAAGTCAGGGAATTAGCTTCTACATTCATGAATAGTCCAGTTAAGGTCAGTATTGGTGACAGAAACGAATTGTCTGCAAACAAGAGAATTACCCAAATCGTTGAAGTTATTGAACCATATGAcaaggaaaagaaattaCTCTCATTGTTGAGAAAATACCAGTCTGGATCTAACAAAGACGACAAAGTCTTAATTTTCGCCTTGTACAAAAAGGAAGCAACCAGAATCGAAAACTTATTAGTTAGAAACTCGTTCAAGGTTTCTGCTGTGCACGGTGATTTGTCTCAACAACAAAGAACCAGTGCCTTGGGTGCTTTCAAAGCCGGTAAGACCACCTTGTTATTAGCAACAGATGTCGCTGCCAGAGGTTTGGATATTCCTAACGTTAAAGTCGTTATCAACTTGACCTTCCCATTGACTGTTGAAGATTATGTTCATCGTATTGGTAGAACTGGTAGAGCCGGTCAAACAGGTATCGCGCACACCTTATTCACAGAACACGAAAAGCACTTAAGTGGTGCCTTAATGAATGTCTTAAGAGGTGCCAACCAACCCGTTCCcgatgaattattaaaattcgGGGGACATACAAAAAAGAAGGCACATTCTGCCTACGGTGCGTTCTTCAAAGATGTTGACATGACCAAGACTGCTAAAAAGATTAAATTCGATTAA